Part of the Kryptolebias marmoratus isolate JLee-2015 linkage group LG20, ASM164957v2, whole genome shotgun sequence genome, GTTTTTGACGGCGTAGCGCGTGTCACCGAACCACTGGATCACGTCGGCTCTGGGCAGACCCGTGAGCTTCACGAGTTCCGTGTAATCTTCACTCGTGGGCCACTGGCACTGCAAGAAGTGCTGCTTTAACACGTCCAGCTGCTCCTTGGTCTTTCTCGGCCGCCCCGCGGGAGTCAGGGCAGGAGACGTGGACGTGGAAGCACCCTGGAAGCACGCAGGCGTTTGCGAGGGACTGGTTTTGGCTGAGTGCACAGACTTCTTGGACGTGCGGATCTTGGGTGAAGGCGGTTTGTTGGGTGAGGCGGCATGAGCTGGACTACCAGAGGGGGAGGAGCAGGGGGAAGATCTTAACTCTTGCACGTCGGGCTCAATTATGAAGTTCTTTGTCAGCTGTAAGGGTTGTTCTTCATCTTGTTCTTCGTCTTTAAAACTGTCTCCATCTCCAGAAAGCTCCTCCCTGACTTCCAGCCCCGGCGTCTCATGGATCCTTTCCCCAAATGCTTCGAGGCTGTTTGACAAAAAAGTCTGGAAGAAGTGCGAATTTCTAATCCCATTGTTGCGCGTTCCCTCCTGACCCTTCACCCCGTTTGCCTGACGAGATTTCAGACTGGTGAGTGAAAGGGGCTGAGACTGTGGGTCCTGCTTTCCCCCAGCAGCAGCGTGGTGGGAATAGTTCTGAGCTGCTGCCAGGCTCCCTCGGCCGACCCTCAACTGGTAGCGGCTGTCGCTGAACCATTTCCGGATGTCGTTCCGGCTCAGGCCAGTTTCCTCCTGCAGGCGTCTCAGCTCCGTCTCCGCGGGCCAGTTCTCTCTCAGGAAACTTTTGCGCAGGGCCGCCAGCTGGGCTTTGGACTTCTTGTAGCGCCCGTGGCGGCTCTGTCGGGAAGACGACTCCGACAGGTCAAGGGAGACGTCAGCTGCTGTGCTTGCTGGAGCGTCTGCTGGTGGGCGGTAGAAATATGAGTCCTCGGGCGGCGGGAGAGTGGAACTGAAACAGGGCGCGGTTGATCTATAGGAATCCGTGGCCTGACACTTTGACTTCTTTGTCTGGGGAACAAAGCTGGCGAGTGcggcctcctcttcctcgcagTCATTTTCCTCTATTACTAATTCATCCGAGCTTGTGCTCTTCGACTGGGCTTCGCTCGCTTCGGCCGACTCGTCACAGAGCTCGGGCACGGCC contains:
- the homeza gene encoding homeobox and leucine zipper encoding a, which produces MAQMASFTEHNGIGVLLVDIDEPIEIEETEADYEKESPLEKLHHSANSDESNASGVTSFTTNHNAVVCLPLVSEGLKLVWTQSDQTRELDDIPELVHAFNLFPYPSSKEVSTLARVCALPLDKVKVWFMVQRIKYGISWSSEEIEETRKKLAVPELCDESAEASEAQSKSTSSDELVIEENDCEEEEAALASFVPQTKKSKCQATDSYRSTAPCFSSTLPPPEDSYFYRPPADAPASTAADVSLDLSESSSRQSRHGRYKKSKAQLAALRKSFLRENWPAETELRRLQEETGLSRNDIRKWFSDSRYQLRVGRGSLAAAQNYSHHAAAGGKQDPQSQPLSLTSLKSRQANGVKGQEGTRNNGIRNSHFFQTFLSNSLEAFGERIHETPGLEVREELSGDGDSFKDEEQDEEQPLQLTKNFIIEPDVQELRSSPCSSPSGSPAHAASPNKPPSPKIRTSKKSVHSAKTSPSQTPACFQGASTSTSPALTPAGRPRKTKEQLDVLKQHFLQCQWPTSEDYTELVKLTGLPRADVIQWFGDTRYAVKNGQLRWVKGVRDQFLAELAAQQSSSSTSGGGGSSGSLTNGSGASARGGGGRKRKSSRPSTDSPDIQPLVSYYLTTGSLHEKDLDLLCKKSRMSYQQVRDWFAAQEVGETDQELVVA